TTGTTCCGCTTAAAACTGGGCGTTCAAAATTGGGGTGCCCACCCCCAAATTCTACAAATCGCCCTTaaaccagaaatcccaaaaatttgggatttttccacccaaaatttgggtggaaaaccccaaaattggggtggaaaaccccaaatctgcccaATTTCGGTCCCGataaaaacccattaaaaatgggattatttaatccaaaattggggtgtccacccccaaatccccactaaaccagaaaccccaaaaatttggcattttccacccaaaatttggggtctgaGCCaccgagaaaaaccccaaaatttgggattttcaacctaAAATCTGCCCTAAAATTTGGGTCCCTAAAAAATTTATCAATTCTGGGATTAtttaaccccccaaaaaccccgatttttttgagtttctcccccaaattttcaccttttttccccaaattttcgccgttttcccccagattttcaccgtttttccccaaatttttgccatttttccccccaaatgttCGATTTTCAGGGTCCCCCGATATTTTGGGGCTCCcccgtgggctcagagctcaaatctccaccatccccaccccaattttggtccatttttggggttttctcccccaaattttcaccatttttccccaaattttcaccttttttcccaaaattttcacctttttcccccaaattttcaccttttccccccaaaatttcgattttcgtggttccccaaatttcggggctcccccgtgggctcagagctcaaatctccaccATCACCACCCCGATTTTGGGCCATTTTTTTTAGTTTCTCCCTcaaattttcaccgtttttccccaaattttcccctttttcccccaaaatttcgatttttggggtcccccgatGTTTTGGGGCTCACCTCTGGGCTCAGGTTGTCGAGCAGGATGACATCGGCCCCAGCCTTGGCCGCCTCCAGCGCCTGCTTGGCGCTCGTGCACTCCACGCCCAATTTCCGCGTGAAGCCCCCGGCCCGGCGCGCCCCCACAATCAGCTGTGGGaccccaaaataaacccaaaatttaGGGATTTgcccccaaaatttgggtttttctattcaaaattaatcctcaaaaattggggatttctactcaaaattaatccccaaaaatttggaaattaatccccaaaaattgggattttttttccccaaatgaatccccaaaaattcagaaattaatgcccaaaaattgggaattcttaCTCAAAATtagtccccaaaaattgggattttcccctcagattcatccccaaaaattgagaatttgactcccaaattaatacccaaaaattggggatttctactcaaaatttttccccaaaaatttggaaattaatcatcaaaaattggggatttctattcaaaattaatcctcaaaaactggggatttctactcaaaatttttccccaaaattttggaaatgaatccccaaaaattgggaatttcccacccaaaaattgggaattcctactcaaaattagtcctcaaaaattgggattttccccgcaaattcatccccaaaaattcagaaattaatccccaaaaattgagaatttgactcccaaattaatacccaaaaattggggatttctactcaaaaaatatccgcaaaaattggggatttctactcaaaatttatccccaaaaattcagaaattaatccccaaaaattgagaatttgactcccaaattaatacctaaaaattggggatttctactcaaaatttaaacccaaaaatttggaaattattccccaaaaatttggggtttcctattcaaaattaatcctcaaaaattggggatttctactcgaaattaatttccaaaaatttggaaattaatccccaaaaattgggaatttctattcaaaaaattgggaatttctactccaAATTAATccgcaaaaattgggaatttccccgtaaattaatcccccaaaattgggaaattCTACTCAAAAataatccccccaaaatggggaattttcccctcaaattaatctcaaaaaattggggatttttcccaaaattaacccccaaaatttcagaaattaatccccaaaaatcgggaatttctactcaaaatttcccccccccaaaaaattggggatttctattcaaaattaatcccaaaaattgggaattttcaccccaaaaattgggattttttccaccaaaattatccccaaaaattgggaatttctactcaaaaattggcaattttccagcaaaattaatccccaaaaattcagaaattattcCCCCCAAATTGAGAATTTCTacgcaaaattaatccccaaaaattgggaatttttcctcaaaattaatccccaaatttgagaatttccccctaaattaatccccaaaaaataggattttctactcaaaattaatcccaaaaaattgggaatttctactcaaaattaatccaaaaaattgggaattcccactcaaaattaatccccaaatttgagaattttcccccaaattaatcccccaaaaataggattttcaactcaaaattaatccaaaaaattgggaatttctactcaaaaaattgggaattcctactcaaaattaattcccctaaatttgggaatttttcctcaaaattaattcccaaatttgagaattttcccccaaattaatccccaaaaattgggaatttctactcaaaattaatccccaaaaattgggaatttctactcaaaattaatcaaaACAATTGGGATCTTCTACTCGAAATTAATTCcctaaaaattgggaatttctactcaaaaaattgggaattcctactcaaaattaattccccaaaaattgggaatttttcctcaaaataaaTCCCCACATTTgagaatttccccccaaattaatccccaaaaattgggattttctgctcaaaattaatccccaaatttgagaatttccccccaaataaatccccaaaaattgggattttctactcaaaattaatccaaaaaattgggaattcctactcaaaattaattccccaaacaattgggaatttttcctcaaaattaatccccaaatttgagaattgcccctaaattaatcccccaaaaataggattttctactcaaaattaatccaaaaaattgggattttctactcaaaattaattccctaaaaattgggaatttctactcaaaaaattgggaatttctactcgaaattaattcccaaaaaattgggaatttccccacAAAAATTGCAAATTTTCCCCGGAAAAATTggcaatttccccccaaaattaatccccaaaaatttccccaaatttggggtccccccacacccaaaaccccccaaattttggggtgctcACCTTTGCCAGCGCTCTGCCATTGTCCCGATCCCCCACTAATTtggcccccaaatttcccccatttttaccccaaattcggggtccccacaaccggaacccccccaaattttgcccccaaattttgggtttccccaccccattttccacccattttttttcccatttctcccccatttccacccaaatttcccccattttaccccaaatttttccccattttccccccatttcccccccaaatttgagtgtccccacaaccagaaccccccaaattttgcccccagattttgcccccatttccccccaaattcggggtctcCCCTCTTCATTTCAGCCCCATTccaccccaatttttccccccatttctcccccattttccacccaaattttttcccatttccccccacattttggggatccccctccccatttcccccccaaatccggGGGTTCCCACAACCAGAACCtcccaaattttgcccccaaattcggggtctcCACACTCAtttccctcccattttccacccatttgtcccccaattttttccccatttccacccaaatttttcccatttccacccaatttCGGGGTACCCCACAgcgaatttcaccccaaatccccccaaaattggggtccttacccgtttaaacCCCTTCCTGTCCCTCACTCAGTTCCACCACCGCTCggtgcttgtccttgagcagcccagagcccccatttccccccccaaatttcccctcattttaccccaaatttttctccatttcccccccaaatccgggggtccccacaaccagaaccccccaaattctgTAGGGTCTCCCCACAACCAAAACTGCCCCAATTCAAGGGTCCCCCCActcatttcccccccaatttcGGGGGTCCCCACCTGCcggatccccccccccccccattctccccccatttcttctccatttcccccccaattttttccccatttctcccccattttcacccaattttttccccaatttcggggctctcccaccccaaaattcccccaaattttggggtcctcacctgtgtcaccccctccTCTGTCTCCAGTGCCACCGCTCTGTGATTGTCCagatgccccctccccaaattcctgatccccctccccattttccacccaatttttttccccaatttcggggttcccccaccccaaaaccccccaaaatttggggtcctcacccgtttaaccccttcctgtccgctgtcgctctctctgtgattgcccccccaaatttcctccccattttccacccatttttccccatttccacccatatttttcccatttccacccacatttcggggttcccccgaccccaaaatttggggtccttacccgtttaaccccttcgtgcccgccgcccatctcggccatggccctgtgcttgtccttgagcagcccgaacgcccccagcccctcccaaatttcccctcattttaccccaaatttttccccatttcccccccaaatttgggggtccccacaaccagaaccccccaaattttgctcccaaattttccccccaaattcggggtctcctctccccatttctcccctcatTTCTCCCCTATTCCCCCCCCAGTTTTTCCCGCCATTTCTccgccattttccacccaaatttttccctcattttcccccaaatttcggggtctcccacaaccaaaaccgccccaaaaccccccaaaattttggggtccttacccgtttaaccccttcgtgcCCGCCACCCATCTCAGCCACGGCCCTGTGGTTGTCCTTGACGAGGCCGAAGGCCCCCAGCCCCTGGCGGTGCCCCTGCGCGCCCCCCACGCCCAGCGCGTACTTCTCGGCCGCCCTGAAGCCGGGCGTGCCCTTGCGCGTCCCCGCCACGACCCCTCCCCAGTTTCGGCTCTCGGCGACGCCCCGGGCCCGGGCGGCCATGGAGGCCACGCCGCTGCAGCGGCCCAGGACGTTGAGGGCCGTGCGCTCGGCCAGGAGCAGCCCGGAAACGGGGCCGCGAACCTCGGccagcagcgcccggcccgggcccAGCCGGGAACCTTCGGGAACCTTCCAGAGCACGGAGCAGCCCGACAGCGCGAACACCGCCTCGGCGAACGGGCAGCCGGCCAGCACCCCGAAaaatgggggggttttggggttaaatgcgggggttttggggttaaatccgGCGGTTTCGGGGTTAAATGCGGGGGTTTCGGGGTTTTTGACGAGGATGTGGGCGCGGATCTCGGCGTTCCCCAGCGGCGCCACGGTGGGGTCGGGCCAGGGCGCGTCCTCGTCCAGCCAGGAGCGCGCCAGGGCCCGCAGgcggtgcgggggagggggggggcggCCAGGGGGTCCCCGAAGGGTTCGGGGGTCCCGCGGGGTTCGGGGGCGCAGAGCCGGACATGGTGCGGAGAGACctggggagagagaaagggaattAGGGGGAGGATATTGGGGTCCttggggggcattttgggggtcttgggggtctctgtgaggattttgggggtcccaggagggtccttgagggggttttggggtccccattgggatctatggggagatttttgggtctgggggcgattttgggggtcccaggaaggtcccggaggggctttggggttcttaggggggtcctggaggggatttgggggtgtggggagggggcttggggggattttggggtcccagggacgTCTTTGGGGGtccttgagggggttttggggtcccaggggggtccttgagggggttttggggtctccatTGGGACCTctgtggagattttggggtctgggggggattttggggtgtggggagggggttttggggagatttggggggtccttggggggattttggggtcccaggaggggatttggggtaatggggagggggcttggaggggttaatggggtcccaggggagattttggggtccccattgggatttatggggagatttttgggtctgggggggattttggggatcccaggaGGGTCCTTGGGGGAATTTCGGGGTCCCCCTTGgtgtttttggggaggttttgggtctgggggggattctggggctccctggggggatttgggggtgctcaagaggaaatttggggtcgggtttgggggatttgggcaaATTCAGGGCCgatttttgccccttttttcccattttagggatttttagaccattttgtgtcaatttttgccaattttgtgccgatattttcccctttttttctggttttggggcttttggggcgattttgtgtcaatttttgccaattttgtgccaatttttgccccttttctcccattttagggatttttagacaattttgtgtcaattttggTCAATTTCATGccgtttttccccctttttttctggttttggggcaattttgtgtcaatttttgccaatttggtgctgattttttccctttaatttctgcttttggggctttttagccgattttgtgtcaatttttgtcaattttgtgccgattttcccctttttttcccatttgagggatttttagatcattttgtgtcaatttttgtccattttgtgccgtttcccccccctttttttctggttttggggcttttggggcgattttttgtaaatttttgccaattttgtgccgattttcccccttttttttccgaTTTTGGGCCAATTTCTgctgattttgtgtaattttagCCAATTTTATGCCAATTTTTCCCGTTTTTGCACTGATTTTCCCCCTTATTTCTGGTTTTGGGGCAATTTCTGCTGATTTTGGGCAATTTAAGCCGACCTTATgtcattttttgccatttttgtatcgatttcccccttttttttccttttagggatttttggattATTTCGTGACCATTTGAGTCAATTTAGTGCCGATTTTCGCCCTTTTttcaaattttggggatttaaaaataatttcgtGTCAATTTTTGCCACTTTTGTGCcaactttcctccttttttcctgattttgggCAATTTAGGGCGATTTTGAGTAATTTTAGCTGATTTAGTGCCGATTTTTCCCGATTTTGTGTATTTTGGGAAtgtttggggtgattttgtgtcaatttttgccaatttggtgtcgatttttccccttctttcccgTTTTGGGCCGATTTCTGCTGATTTTGTATAATTTCAGCCGATTTTGTGGCAATTTTCGCCAATTCTGcgccgattttcccccttttttctggttttgggccgatttctgctgattttgggttattttagccgattttatgccaattttgtgcccatttccgcccttttttccattttagggGTTTTTAGACAATTTAGTGCCGATTTTTgctcttttcttcccattttagggatttttgatGATTTTGaaccaattttgtgccgatttttccccttttttcccgtTTTGGGCCGATTTCCGCTGATTTTGGGTAATTTGtgtaatttcagccgattttgtgccgattttggcCCTTTTTGCCCCAAATCCCGCGGTCCAGGGGCCGTTttgggcccggccccgccccctcccccgcccctccccctcccctcccccgcccctccccctcccctcccccgcccctccccctcccctcccccgcccctcccccactcaCCGGGCGCGCGCCGGGCCCGAATGAGGCCCCGGGGGGGGGGAATCTTACCCGGAGGGGCGGGGCCACAGcgcgggcgctgattggctgccgctGCTGATTGGCTgccggcgctgattggctgccacgcgcagccaaaaaaaaaataaaaaatccgaaaaaaacccaaaaataaacccggaagtgtttgggggggggggaggggaaattgggaaaaaaatgggggaaaattgggaaaaattagaTTTGGggtcattggggggacattggggacaatgagaaaaaaatgggaaaaatggggggaaaagttgacaaaaattggggaaaattgggaaaaatgagatttggggacattggggacaatgagaaggaaatgggaaaaactgggggaaaaattggggaatatttagaaaaatgaaatttggggacattggggaaatttggggggaaatttagaaaaatgagatttggggacattgggggcacattgggaagaatgagaaaaaaatggggaaaattgggggaaaaatgggggaaaaaatgggggaaaatggggaaaattggggaaaatgagatttggggacattggggaaaaattgaggaaaatttggagaaatgagttttggggacattggggacaatgagaaaaaaaatggggaaattgggggaaaatggagaaaaattggggaaaatttagaaaaatgagatttggggacattgggggaaaaattgggggaaaattggggggaaaatgggggaaaatggggaaaattggggaaaatgagatttggggacattggggacaatgggggaaaattggggggaaattggggaaaatttagaaaaatgagatttggggacattggagaaaaaatggggaaaatttgggaaaaaattgggggaaaattggtaaaaatgggataattggggggaaattggggaaaatgagatttggggacattgggatcattgggggaaaatggggggaaattgggaaaaaagagatttggggacattggggacactggggggacattggggaaatttgggggcaaattgggaaaaatgagattggggggattggggaaaaattgggggaaaatttgaaaaaatgagatttgggaacattgcggacattgggggaaaatgggggaaaattgggaaaaaatgagatttggggatcttggggacactggggacattccaaggcactccctgagctggtttatttccctttatttcaggcACTGTCTGAGCTGGTTAGTTTCTTTATTTGTATTTACTATTATTAGATATTAAATATATTACTATATGTGTTTTTAAACGTATTATATTatgttgtattatattatattatattatattatattatattatattatattatattatattatattatattatattatattatattatattatattatattatattatattatattatattatattatattatattatattatattatattacattatattacattatattatattacattacattacattacattacattatattatattatattatattatattatattatattatattatattatattacattatattacattatattacattatattacattatattacattatattttatttttaatttttttttatgcaGGGGATCGGTGACCCTGCCCTACaattctgtccttccccagcaaaactcgattttatctctggttttcttcagattccaaattccaaattccgtcctggggctgtgaatgctctgcaaacacaaaaatccaaaaaacagaatttggtttttatttatttttatttcatttcatgttttaatccatttatattgcattatattatattatattatattatattatattatattatattacattacattacattagattacattacattatattatattatattatactatattatattatattatattatattatattatattatattatattatattatattatattatattatattatattatattgtattgtattatattatattgtattatattatactatattatattatattatattatattatattatattatattatattatattatattatattatattatattacattacattacattacattacattacattacattacattatattatattatattatattatattatattatattatattatattatattatattatattatattatattatattatattatattatattatactatattatattatactatattatattatactatattatattatactatactatattatactatattgcattacattatatagtattatattttattattttatattttatttattttttttatttattatttttatttcattttatttttaatactattttattttattttatcttattttatcttatttcatttcatttcatataatttcatttcatttttattttattttatgttattttattttattttattttattttattttattttattttattctgtccttccccagcaaaactcgattttatttctgtttttcttcagattccaaattccaaattccgtcctgcggctgtgaatgctctgcaaacacaaaacccaacaaacaaatttTGGTTTTTCAGGGCATTTATGGCCCCGAGCAAagggcaaacccagcccagggaggagaggttgGGAGAAAaccaatccagcaataaaatcaatcgaaatcaatcaatcaatcgataaaatcaattaATCGATAAAtaaaattgaacaataaaatcaatcaattgataaaataaatcaatcgataaattaaatcgaacaataaaatcaatccagcaataaaatcaaccGAAATAAATCAATCAGTCGATAATATCAATCAATTGATacattaaatcaaacaataaaatcaatcaatcgataaattaaatcgaacaataaaatcaatcgaacaataaaagCAACTGATAAAATAAATctatcgataaaatcaatcaat
This portion of the Melospiza melodia melodia isolate bMelMel2 unplaced genomic scaffold, bMelMel2.pri scaffold_37, whole genome shotgun sequence genome encodes:
- the LOC134434455 gene encoding nicotinate-nucleotide pyrophosphorylase [carboxylating]-like; the encoded protein is MALGVYNAPFRDCLSAPCPALRPRTPRDPRTLRGPPGRPPPPPHRLRALARSWLDEDAPWPDPTVAPLGNAEIRAHILVKNPETPAFNPETAGFNPKTPAFNPKTPPFFGVLAGCPFAEAVFALSGCSVLWKVPEGSRLGPGRALLAEVRGPVSGLLLAERTALNVLGRCSGVASMAARARGVAESRNWGGVVAGTRKGTPGFRAAEKYALGVGGAQGHRQGLGAFGLVKDNHRAVAEMGGGHEGLIVGARRAGGFTRKLGVECTSAKQALEAAKAGADVILLDNLSPEALHAAAARVKAAHPRVLVEASGGIGLESLGSFLGPHVDVVSMGCLTHSAPALDCALKVVGMGDGAEEK